The following is a genomic window from Solanum lycopersicum chromosome 6, SLM_r2.1.
TATTCATAGCCACTAATATTAACGGCAACCCAACAGCCACACAAAAGGGAAGAAAGTGGAGCCCTGCTAATACTGTGCTGTCTCAATACTCATCAAGTATTTTATACGCAAATCTTATTCTCTTATCCACACAAATCTCCCTCTTCCACTCATTTCATTGtctatattcttcttcttttctactTTCTCCTCCCATTTTTCCCATTACAAACACTACATTTTTCTGTTTTTGATTGaaagttttcatttttagtattttggacTAAATCACCTGCTTTgggttttcttgatttttgcagggtttttcttttttgtctgACTGACCCTTTTGGGGGTATTTTCGAATCTTGAAAAGTTCTGAGTTCTCTTCATAAAAAGCTTCAAGAcactattttttcaatttttcttgtgtGAAACTCAAATGGGTATGTCTTGAATTAGTGTTAGGAGGCAAAGAGTTAagtaataaaagataaaaagatgAAGATACAGTGTGATGTGTGTGAGAAAGCTCAAGCTACTGTGATTTGCTGTGCTGATGAGGCTGCTCTGTGTGCAAAATGTGATATTGAAGTTCATGCTGCTAATAAATTAGCAAGCAAGCACCAAAGGCTTCATCTTCAGTGCCTATCTAACAAGCTTCCTCCTTGTGATATTTGCCAAGTAAGGgaacttcttctttttgttgccCTGTTCATggaataatttgtttttagtcTAGATTGTGTTACTAATATTTCAATGTGGTAGTTGTGTTGCTCCTTGATTAATGGAAAGTTAACTTGTGTACCCTCCCACTGGTTTGGGCTTTGGACTTTCAACATGGAAGTCTGAAGTGCCTTCTGGGTCAATCTCAGTGCACCGGACTTGCCTAGTGCTAATTACATCTTCCATGTGGTTTGCAAGCTATTATATAGGAACGGGGTTTGCAAGCTGTTAAATAAGAGCGGGGTTAGCCCCTATGCGCACTCAAGGGCAGCGGCTGCGGGtttccttgtcataaaaaaagtTGGAAAGTTAACTTGTGATGTTCCTTTTGATTAGACTCTGATTAGATTATTAATAATACCATTTCACATATAGTTAATTTTGTATTTCTATGTTTAGTATTAATCACTCTGTTTCTTTTAATTCGTGTGTCTTGTTACCTTTTTAGCTCCTGATCTTCAATTCCAACATGTGACATCTTTTAAGGTCATAGTATTTAAAGGGTGTAATGTTGCCCTCAAGTTTAAGACCACTCAAGTCTCTGGCCacttaattaaatttcttgatCTGTCAACCCGAAACGCAAAATGAAAGCAGAGGGAGCAAAGGCAGATCTAGGATTTGAATCGTAGAAAAAGGTTGCACCACAAAAACAATGTGTTAAGTGGAAAATTGATCCCGAGTTCTCTATTCGAATAACTTAGCATTCAACCAATCAAGTGCACCATTAGCTTTACAAAATACATACCTAAAATATCTAGTTTCACAGAGAGACCATGATTTACAAGCCCCAAAATTAGCATATAAATTTGCCACTGAGAGGCAGTATAGTATGATAACAAAGTTCTTGCTTTTCTAGCTAAAGATATAGGGGAGAGGGAGGAATGGAGGCTTACCAGACTGCGCATCTTAAACCTCATGTCATAACCACTAAGTATCTCAAACAAGAAAGAAGTTATAGGTGTAGATAGGGCATAGTGAAAATGATTTCATGGATATGGGATAGTTTCAGAGGGCTTTGGTTCAACATCAAAGGTAGTAAGTACAACATTGAATGTATGGTAGGCGCACGTCACAAGTTTTACCTTGATGGGAAACTAAGCCTAGTGTTGTAGTGGAGAAAAGTAGATGTGTGGACTTGTTAACCACCGAATTTCAGAGTTGGAATCAATACTTTTGTGATGGTATCAACCCTTTTGAAGACCCGAAAACTCAAAGATATTTCATGTCTATATTATTGCACATAGAATTTTTACCTTATATTTGAATTGGAATATGCATATGTAAGTCAATTGATAATTAAAAGTGATTTTTCTGAACATGGTTATATCTGTCAAAATGATGTAAACATACCCGAGAAAAAAGATTGGAAGTTAAAGATCAATGTCTTTTCCAGAAATTCTCTGACCATCTTTGCGAGACTTTTATATTTGCTTGCATTTAACTTGAACTGTTATGTATGCAGGATAAAGCAGCCTTCATCTTCTGTGTTGAGGATAGAGCTCTCTTTTGCAAGGACTGTGACGAAGCAATTCATTCAGCCAGCAGCCTCGCTAAGAACCACCAACGCTTCTTAGCCACTGGAATCCGTGTAGCCTTGAGCTCAAGCTGTAATAAGGAATCAGTAAAAAACCAACTGCAGCCACAACCACCTCAGCAGAATTCCCAACAAGTTGGCTTGAAAATGCCTCCACAGCAGTTGTCCTGTATAACATCACCATCTTGGCCTGTCGATGATTTACTAGGATTTCCAGATTATGAGTCGAGTGACAAGGTAATACAAACTTATTCCTTTCATTTTGCAAGTATCCTATATTTTCTACCACTTGGGTTGGTGGCTGGCGGATTGACGTATAGAGGACTTCTCTAGATGAGAAGCTATCGATTTTCTTGGTAATGCAGCTTATGCATAGCATTGAACTTGAATTTGAAACACTCAAATATGCAAAACGACTTCCTTAGATTCCTCGATACATAGGGAGACATTTTATGACACCATTACATGTATATACGAAGTTGGCCTTGGGTATATTCCGGTGTCAGTCTAATATGTGAAACTGTGGTGACCATTGATTCAGTATATTACGGTGTCATTGTCTGTTCATCTAATATGTAATGAATAACCTATATATTGGTTGTTTCAATCTAATACAGAAGGATCTACTTGAGCTTGGTGAATTTGAGTGGTTAGGGGGCATTGATCTCTTTGGTGAACAAACAGCAGCTGAAGTGCCCGAGCTATCAGTACCTCAGTCGAGCAATACAAATATTTACAGGACAACCAAATATCAAATGCCTTACAAGAAGTCCAGAATTGAAATCCCAGATGATGATGAGTATTTTACTGTCCCCGATCTTGGTTGAACTCCAACTTCAAGAAGTTTCCAATTAAATGTGCATGTGTGCTTGTGTGTAGTACTTAATCAGTGCTCTCAT
Proteins encoded in this region:
- the CIP1 gene encoding CONSTANS interacting protein 1; the protein is MKIQCDVCEKAQATVICCADEAALCAKCDIEVHAANKLASKHQRLHLQCLSNKLPPCDICQDKAAFIFCVEDRALFCKDCDEAIHSASSLAKNHQRFLATGIRVALSSSCNKESVKNQLQPQPPQQNSQQVGLKMPPQQLSCITSPSWPVDDLLGFPDYESSDKKDLLELGEFEWLGGIDLFGEQTAAEVPELSVPQSSNTNIYRTTKYQMPYKKSRIEIPDDDEYFTVPDLG